Proteins from one Mixophyes fleayi isolate aMixFle1 chromosome 9, aMixFle1.hap1, whole genome shotgun sequence genomic window:
- the ALKBH6 gene encoding putative RNA/DNA demethylase ALKBH6: MQSGITAPDLETFLVNKAPRAAYYIPNYITVAEEEYLLRQVYNAPKPKWTQLSGRKLQNWGGLPHPRGMVPERLPSWLTTYTNKISSLGVFGGNCANHVLVNEYKSGEGIMPHEDGPLYYPTVTTISLGSHTVLDFYLPLSRETSQEDDQVPKTEEQRHVLSLLLEPRSLLVLREDLYVNYLHGIHPLTQDTISHGVANLEQCTAHAEDSLPRRTRVSLTIRFVPKVLKTALLLGKSK; this comes from the exons ATGCAGAGCGGCATCACTGCACCTGACCTGGAGACCTTCCTTGTAAATAAG GCTCCTCGTGCCGCTTACTACATCCCTAACTACATAACAGTGGCTGAGGAAGAGTACTTGCTGCGCCAG GTGTACAATGCGCCAAAGCCCAAATGGACTCAGCTCTCTGGGAGGAAGTTGCAGAACTGGG GGGGACTCCCGCACCCCCGGGGCATGGTGCCGGAGAGGCTTCCATCCTGGCTAACGACATACACAAACAAGATTTCCTCGTTGGGCGTGTTTGGAGGGAACTGTGCAAACCACGTGCTGGTGAACGAGTACAAGTCTGGTGAGGGGATAATG CCTCACGAAGATGGGCCCCTGTACTATCCTACTGTCACCACCATCAGCTTGGGGTCACACACAGTGCTAGACTTCTATCTACCTCTCAGTCGAGAAACTTCCCAAGAGGACGACCAG GTCCCTAAGACAGAAGAACAGCGCCATGTACTGTCTCTATTGCTGGAGCCGCGGAGTCTTCTTGTTCTGCGTGAGGACTTGTATGTAAATTACCTGCACGGAATTCATCCACTGACGCAGGACACGATAAGCCACGGAGTGGCCAATCTGGAACAGTGCACGGCACACGCAGAGGATTCTCTGCCCAGGAGGACACGCGTCTCACTGACCATCAGATTTGTTCCCAAAGTGCTGAAAACGGCATTGTTACTGGGGAAGAGCAAataa